One genomic window of Camelina sativa cultivar DH55 chromosome 5, Cs, whole genome shotgun sequence includes the following:
- the LOC104787869 gene encoding glutamine--tRNA ligase, cytoplasmic-like, with amino-acid sequence FDDTNPDAERREYISHIEEIVKWMGWEPFKITYTSDYFQKMYELAVKLIERGHAYVDHQTGEEIKEYRAKKMNSPWRERPISESLKLFEEMKCGKIEEGKATLRMEMDMQNDNYNMYDLIAYRIKVTPHPRTGNKWCIYPSYDYAHCIVDSLENITHSLCTLEFETRRASYYWLLHSLGLYMPHVWEYSRLNIRNNVMSKRKLIYLVENNHVDGWDDPRLMTLAGLRRRGVTPTTINAFIREIGITRSDGCMINVDRLEFHIRTELEKTAPRAMVVVDPFKVVITNMESDKVIELDAQRWYDGRSDDPSVFYKVPFSRVVYIDRDDFRLEDSEDYYGLAPGKSVLLRYGYPIKCTDVVYAVDNETIVEIHVEYHPVKTTYHPEMPKKKLKSLHWVAEPSPGVEPSKVELRLFDKLFNSENPAELENWLDDINTNSIKVVSNAFAVPALKEAVLGDIFQFERKGYFAVDKDSTPDKLVFNRTAKWKEIPGKASK; translated from the exons TTTGACGATACAAATCCTGACGCCGAAAGAAGAGAGTATATTTCTCACATTGAAGAAATTGTTAAGTGGATGGGTTGGGAACCCTTCAAG atTACATACACAAGTGATTATTTCCAGAAGATGTATGAGTTGGCAGTGAAGTTGATCGAGAGAGGACACGCATATGTTGATCACCAG ACTGGAGAAGAGATCAAAGAGTACAGGGCGAAGAAAATGAACAGCCCTTGGAGGGAGAGGCCTATCTCAGAATCTTTGAAACTTTTTGAAGAAATGAAATGTggaaagattgaagaagggaaGGCAACGCTAAGAATGGAAATGGATATGCAGAatgataattataatatgtatgaCCTTATTGCATATCGTATAAAG gtTACGCCTCATCCTCGTACAGGTAACAAATGGTGTATCTACCCAAGCTATGATTATGCGCATTGCATTGTTGATTCTCTTGAGAACATAACACATTCG CTCTGTACGCTCGAATTTGAAACTCGACGTGCTTCTTACTACTGGCTATTACATTCTCTGGGACTCTACATGCCTCATGTGTGGGAATATTCACGGTTGAATATAAGAAACAATGTGATGTCAAAGCGTAAG tTGATTTACCTTGTTGAAAACAATCATGTCGATGGTTGGGATGATCCGCGTCTGATGACACTTGCTGGTTTGAGACGGAGGGGTGTGACTCCGACCACGATCAATGCTTTTATACGGGAAATTGGCATTACTAGAAG TGATGGTTGCATGATAAATGTGGATCGTCTTGAGTTTCATATTAGAACGGAGTTGGAAAAAACCGCTCCCCGAGCCATGGTGGTGGTTGATCCTTTTAAAGTGGTCATCACCAATATGGAATCAGATAAGGTCATAGAGCTTGATGCACAAAGGTGGTACGATGGTCGAAGTGACGACCCCTCGGTCTTTTACAAG GTTCCTTTCTCTAGAGTTGTATACATTGACCGAGATGATTTCCGACTGGAGGATTCAGAAGATTACTATGGGCTTGCCCCTGGTAAATCAGTTCTACTAAG ATATGGTTACCCTATCAAATGCACTGATGTTGTTTATGCTGTAGACAATGAAACTATTGTTGAGATCCACGTAGAGTATCATCCTGTAAAGACGACGTATCATCCTGAAATGCCGAAGAAGAAACTAAAG AGTTTACATTGGGTCGCTGAACCCTCCCCTGGAGTAGAGCCATCGAAGGTCGAACTTCGGCTTTTCGATAAACTTTTTAATTCAGAG AACCCAGCAGAACTAGAGAATTGGCTCGACGACATCAACACAAACTCAATAAAGGTAGTTTCAAATGCTTTTGCTGTACCAGCCCTTAAAGAAGCTGTGCTTGGGGACATATTCCAGTTCGAGAGGAAAG GTTATTTTGCGGTTGACAAAGATTCTACCCCCGACAAGCTAGTGTTCAACCGGACAGCCAAATGGAAAGAGATCCCCGGTAAAGCTAGCAAGTGA